In Besnoitia besnoiti strain Bb-Ger1 chromosome IX, whole genome shotgun sequence, a single genomic region encodes these proteins:
- a CDS encoding hypothetical protein (encoded by transcript BESB_014100), which produces MFDVMILQFRDRRALQLIPEDITGQELWELANGGRAVTGRMEQLGRIVGSKLEYPVPVISCEEHQEASLETLKPAPFLSRSSTKASENDSEAMDVANSVEWDLQDSDSVPLLASPSPVSSVQTMAEARAIYEENVRQFSIAKSSDMASRMRDLKGSKPLNIVMLQWNTELFKPTPFEFLLPFCRKSPEEEEAPVIKLEGIDMFVVTTQENNRFSPGEELIMQDSILRGLNALSQIPNWKSSGLRQLNNARGTLLRRFAPFTPNTQMIMWFARDHAVFNKPPEFCMGSLKQSEKGFVAVKAAVEGVGNILIAGTHIGHRKSRRNQISEVLQMMGTNCGEEARGHTGLDDFSIVLLAGDFNSRLDLDSSRELLSVISKEPPFTSPFVGDSANPINKPIRVAGQQRVLTPPSDDIESMPRKIERKQSKRMIECRAGGAFNTFGRSLPC; this is translated from the exons ATGTTTGATGTCATGATACTCCAATTTCGTGACCGTCGCG CACTCCAACTCATACCCGAGGATATCACCGGGCAGGAGCTGTGGGAACTAGCGAATGGAGGCCGTGCTGTAACAGGGCGCATGGAACAACTTGGCAGAATAGTAGGCTCCAAGCTTGAGTACCCAGTTCCTGTCATATCTTGTGAAGAGCACCAAGAGGCATCCCTGGAAACACTGAAGCCTGCACCGTTTCTCTCGCGGTCTTCGACGAAAGCATCTGAGAATGACAGTGAAGCGATGGATGTCGCAAACTCGGTCGAGTGGGACCTACAGGACAGCGATTCTGTTCCACTCttggcctcgccgtcgcctgttTCTTCGGTACAAACGATGGCAGAAGCTAGAGCCATTTACGAGGAAAACGTCCGGCAGTTTAGCATAGCCAAGAGCTCCGACATGGCATCTCGCATGCGCGATCTGAAAGGGTCCAAACCTCTGAACATCGTCATGCTGCAGTG GAACACTGAATTGTTCAAGCCAACGCCATTCGAATTCCTACTGCCGTTTTGCCGGAAAAGtccagaagaagaagaggcaccAGTGATCAAGCTTGAGGGCATTGACATGTTTGTTGTCACTACTCAAGAGAACAACCGATTTTCCCCTGGGGAGGAGTTGATTATGCAGGATTCCATTCTGCGTGGCCTGAACGCTTTGAGTCAGATTCCCAACTGGAAATCCTCAGGGCTGCGGCAACTGAATAACGCGAGGGGTACACTGCTTCGACGGTTCGCGCCGTTCACACCAAACACTCAGATGATCATGTGGTTTGCTCGAGATCATGCGGTGTTCAATAAGCCCCCCGAATTCTGCATGGGAAGCCTAAAACAATCAGAGAAGGGTTTTGTTGCCGTGAAGGCAGCCGTTGAAGGGGTGGGGAACATCTTGATTGCTGGAACGCATATTGGTCACAGAAAATCGAGGCGTAATCAAATTTCTGAAGTCCTGCAGATGATGGGAACGAActgcggagaagaagcacgAG GCCACACAGGACTGGATGATTTTTCTATCGTTCTCCTCGCGGGTGACTTCAACTCTCGCTTGGATCTAGATTCATCCAGGGAGCTTCTTTCTGTTATATCAAAGGAGCCCCCTTTCACCAGTCCTTTCGTCGGAGACTCAGCAAACCCAATAA ATAAGCCTATTCGGGTCGCCGGTCAGCAGCGCGTCCTAACGCCCCCCTCCGACGATATTGAGAGCATGCCACGGAAGATCGAGCGAAAGCAGTCAAAGAGGATGATTGAATGCcgtgcaggcggcgccttcaACACTTTTGGGAGGAGTCTTCCATGTTAA
- a CDS encoding hypothetical protein (encoded by transcript BESB_014110) gives MRCLIRLLVCSSAACLVLVPQSAVGGRSSIRTTQDYDEDEAAARAEGAITDIEEADKREQEIDEKIDASHDEADEAEIEEEVAEAMIAENAIAAEDAKRDASPDGALERLMAELVAATYELRAVNQDPFTHKWQGLYVHKVCVQGLASNG, from the exons ATGAGGTGTTTGATCCGATTATTGGTTTGTTCATCTGCTGCTTGTTTGGTCCTGGTGCCACAATCCGCAGTTGGCGGGCGGTCTTCCATCAGAACAACTCAAGACTATGAC GAGGATGAAGCGGCGGCACGAGCGGAGGGAGCGATAACTGACATTGAAGAAGCCGATAAAAG AGAACAAGAGATAGATGAGAAAATAGACGCAAGTCACGATGAGGCTGACGAAGCGGAGATTGAAGAA GAAGTTGCTGAGGCAATGATTGCGGAAAACGCCATCGCAGCAGAAGATGCC AAACGTGATGCAAGCCCTGACGGAGCATTGGAAAGGTTGATGGCCGAGCTGGTTGCG GCTACCtacgagctgcgcgccgttAATCAA GACCCTTTCACCCACAAGTGGCAAGGCTTGTACGTCCACAAAGTCTGCGTGCAAGGTTTGGCATCGAACGGGTAA